The Halostagnicola larsenii XH-48 region TGGACCGCGCCGACGAACAGCCCCTCGATGTCCTCGGGACCGATATCGGGGACGGCGTCGAAGGTCGCCTTCCCGCCCTCCTGGGCGAGATCCTTCCAGCTCGCGTCGCGGTCGCCCCACGACGTTTGCCCGCCGCCGACGATCGCGACGTTGCGGGTCATCTCACTCACCCGTAAACTCCGGCTCGCGGTTCTCCCTGAACGCCGTGACGCCCTCGAGCATGTCGTCGGTTGTCGTCAGCAGGGCGAACGACTGCTTTTCCATCTCGAGCGCGGCGTCGAGGCTGGCCTCCTGTCCGTCGTTGATGACCTGCTTCGCGGCCTTGAGCGCGACCGGCGGCCCGGAGACGAGATCCGAAACCACGTCGTCGACGACGTCTTCGAACTCCTCCTCGGAGACGGCGTGGTTCAGAATGCCCCACTCCTCGGCTTCCTCGGCACCGATCTTGAGGCCGCGGAAGACCATCTCCTTGGCCCGGTTCTCGCCGACGAGCCTGACGAGCCGCTGGGTCGCGCCGCCGCCGGGGATCAGGCCGAGGTCCGTCTCGGGCGTGCCGATGGTCGAGCCCTCCTTGCCGATTCGGATGTCACAGGCCAGCGCGAGTTCGATGCCCGCGCCGAGACAGAAGCCGTCGATCTTCGCAACTGTCGGCCGATCGAACTCGTAGACGGTCGTGAACACGTCGTCGGGGTCCATGATGTCGACCGGCTCGCCGGCGGTGAAGCCGGTGATGTCCGCGCCCGAACTGAACGCCCGATCGCCAGCGCCGGAGAAGACGACGCAGCTCACCTCGTCGACGTCGACGTCGGTCAGCAGGCGGTCGATCTCGGCGAACATGTCCTCGGACATCGAGTTCAGCCGCTCCTCGCGGTCGAGGGTAATATCGAGCACGCCCTCGTCGGTGAGTTCCCAGTCGAGGTAGTGGTACGGCGGATCGGTTCGGTAGTCGTAGAACCCTTTCCCGGCGTCCTCGCCCGTGTGGCCTTCCTCGACGAGTTCGACGAGGTAGTCGGCCGGTTCGTACCGGTCGGCGTCGCTCGTTTCGCCCAACTCTTCTAACTTCTCGAGGACGGCATCGAGGCCGACGCGGTCGCCGCGCCGGCACATCCCCTCGGGGAAGCTGCCGCCGAGTCTGAGGCCGATGTCGATCGCTTCGGGCGTCGCCACGTCGTTGCCGATGAGCCACGCCGCGTTGTTGATCATCACCGCTTCGGTTCGGAGGGTGTCGAAGTCGCCGGCGTCCGTCGGGCCGTAGTCGACGCCGTCGCCGTCGTCATAGTCGTAGAAGCCCTTGCCGGTTTTCTTTCCGAGGTGCTCGTTTTCGACCTTCTCGGCGACGGCCGGCGGAACCGGCTGGTCGGAGGCGTCCCGGAAGTGATAGCCGATGTCGATGCCGCCGAAGTCGTTCAGTTCGAACGGCCCCATCGGGTAGCCCCGCTCGTAGACCATCGTCGCGTCGGCCGTCCGAATATCGGTCTCGTCGTTCGAGAGCATCCAGGCCGCCTCCTCCATGAACGGGACGAGGACGGTGTTGACGACGAAGCCGTGGACGTCCTTGCGGACGTGGATCGGCGTCTTGTCGATCGATTCGGCCCACTCGTAGGCGCGCTCGGCGTACTCCTCGCTCGTCGCTTCGCCGCGGATGACCTCGACGAGGTCCATCTTCACCGGCGGGTTGAAAAAGTGCAGTCCGACGACCTGCTCGGGCCGGTCGGTCGCCATCGCGATCTCCGAAATCGAGAGGCTCGAGGTGTTCGACGCCAGAATCGCGTGATCGGGCGCGTGCTCATCGACCGTCGAGAAAGTGTCCCGCTTGATCTCCATCTGCTCGGGAACCGCCTCGATCACGAGGTCCGCATCCGAAACCGCGTCGGCCAGATCGGTGGTGGTGTCGATCCGCTCGAGAACGGCCTCACTGGACTCGTCGATTTGGCCCTTCTCCGCGAGCTTTTCGACGCTCCATTCGATGTTCTCGTAGCCGTCTTGTACGAGGTCGTCCTCGAGATCGCGCATCGTAACCTCGTAGCCACCGATCGCGGCGACCTCCGCGATACCGTGACCCATGCTTCCTGCGCCGAGAACCGCGACTCGTCTCACTGTGTCAATCGTCATCACGTAAATCTGCGCGTTTCGCTCCCATATATCTTTGGAACCCACAGCAGCGTCGCTGACATTCCCGTCGTCCACGATCTACTTTCTACCGCGACACCCGATCCCGACCGACTCGAGGATGACAACTCGGATCGCCCACTGTAATTCGGCTGGCTCCCGTCTAATATATTCAGAAAGATAGGCAGGGCTTGCGACGGGGGTAATTCTACAGGATTGATAATGCAATAAACGCCGTGCCGGAACTTCATTACAGTCTTACGCCTGTAATGGTGGGTTCTTATCGCCGGAAAACTCGTCCAACTTGGTTGAACGATATATAATTGATGTGCCGACATATCGGACTCGGCACCGTCTATTTCCCTCGTTTCGTCGATTGCGGTCTCTGCGTCTAATATAATCGAACCACTTAACAGCCCGAACGTGCTCCGTGATATCATGACGAGTTCCACACCCTCGCTCACGTCGGTCCAACGAGCGTTCGACGTTATTCAGTTACTCTGGGAGACGAACGGTGCGGGCCCGTCGGAGGTCGCCTCGCGGATGGAGATCCCGAAAAGCACCGCACACGTCTATCTCCGGACCCTCGAGTCGACCGGCTACGTGGTCAATCAGGGCGGCGAGTACTCGCTCAGCTACCAGTTTCTCTCGACGGGGTCGCGAATCAAGTACCGGAGCAGGATCTATCAGGTCTCGAAGTTAGAACTCAAGCGACTCACCGAAGCCACCGGCGAACTGGTGACGCTCGTGATCGAAGAGGCGGGCCAGTCCGTGATCCTCCACGAGGAGTTCGAGGATCAGTCCCTCGAGTTAGGTATCTACCCGGGAATGACGCTGCCCTCGCACTCGCACGCGCCCGGAAAGACGATCTTAGCCCACATGTCCGACGAGCGCCTCGAAGAAGTCCTCGAGACCCACGGACTCCCGCAGGTGACCGACCACACGATCACTGACAGGGAGACGTTGCTCGCCGAACTCGAGGAGATCCGAGAACAGGGGTACGCGGTCGACTGGGATCAGCAGGTCAACGGAATGGGGTTGCTCGCTGTTCCGATCGTCGTCGAGGGATCTCTGAAAGCCTGTCTCGGTATCGCCGTGCCGACCGGCCGACTGAAAAACGAGTCCTACCAGCGCACGCTCCTTCGAGAGGCCGAGGAATCGGCCGATACGATCCGGATCAAGTACCGATACGGCCAGTGATTGGAGCGGCAGCGGGCCGTGGATGTTCTCCGAACGTCGGTGGATCGTGATCGTCTGGGAAACTAACTGGCAGCGATCACCGGTCGTCTGCGAACTCACAGAACCGTTTCTCGAGCTGATTCAGTCGGAAATCATTTCATATCCTAATTCTATTATACTCTCTTTTCTACCAGAATAGATTCTAATATACTGTAGGGTTTCCTACCCTGTTCCCGGTATCTGCGTTATACTCGAAAATTGGTTGTTTATGCTCTATCTGGGCGTGACCTCGAGCTTTATTCTGCCTTCATATTTGATAGACCCTATCCGTCTCGACATATCATTTTCCACGTTACAATAGCTTTACTGCCTTATCTCGGCTGTTATCGGCTCACTATGCAGTTCCTTTTCATCCAGTCTCCGAATCGGGGAGATCGCCAGCTTACTACTGATATTATAGTATACTTTAGTATTATACCATATTGGGGTATTTCTCGATACGTCAGCCGAATCGATTTCTTCGCCGTCGGTTTCCTCGCATGCGTTTTCCCCGTCGAGACGGCCGAAACTATAACGCTCTCTCGCTCGAGAGGGAGTCGTGTGACACTTTCGGCTTCGTCGGCGATGGCCCCCGATCTCCTCCGGTTGCTCGCCGTCCCGGTTTTCGCGTGGGTCGCGTATCGAGATTTCAAAACGCGGCGCGTCTCGAGTGACGTCTGGATTCCCTTATCGACGCTCGGTGCGGCGTTGCTCGTCTGGGACGGATGGATCGCCTGGACCGCGTCCGATTCGACCGTCTGGTTTCAGGATTTCCTCCTCCCGGTGGCGGTGAGCCTCGGCGTCGTCGTCCCGCTCGCGTACCTGTTCTGGTGGTTCGGCGGCTTCGGCGGCGCGGACGCCAAGGCCCTGATGACGATTGCACTGCTCTTTCCGACGTTCCCGCGGTACGTGTTCGGTTCCGTCGCGTTTCCGGGATCGACGACGGTCGTCGGAGCGTTTTCCTTTACGATCCTCACGAACGCCGTGTTGGTCGGCGTCGCGATTCCGCTCGCACTCGCCGTCCGGAACGCGCTGGCCGGTCGCATCGCCCCGGTGATGTTCATCGGCTGGCCGATCTCGTGGGATCGGACGACCGAAACCCACGGTACCCTCCTCGAGTCGCCGAGCGTGTTCGGCCGCGGCGGCCTCGACCTGGACGCGCTTCGCATGTACCTCCGATGGCGGGGCTGTTCGCTCGAGGACGTTCGGAACGATCCCGAGCAGTACCGCCATCCCGAGTCGCTGCCCGACGACCCGAACCCGCCGACCGACGGGGCCGTCGACGCGGCGGTTCGAACCGACGGCGGTGAATCCCTCGAGCCGACGACCGACGAGGCGACGCAGTCTGACTCGAGCGAGCCAGCGCCGCAGGAATCTGTCGAGGCGGAACAGGCGACAGAAGATGAAAAATTGTCGTTCGTGGACGAACCGTCCGTGGATGAATCCGATCTGGCGCTCGACGATCCGTGGGGGGCCGACGCGTTCCTCGAGGATATCGATCACACCGCCTACGGAACTTCGGCCGACTCGCTCCGATCGGGGCTCGAGACCCTGACGGAAGAAGAAACGGTCTGGATCTCGCCGGGAACGCCGTTTTTGGTGCCGGTCTTCATCGGGCTGGTTATCGCGCTGGTCTACGGCGACCTGTTGTTTGGCCTGTTCGTTTAGAACCGACTGTTCGGCCGGAAACCCGGCAGCTCGACGGCCACTACATCCGCTCGCAAAAACCCACGATTCGGTCCTTCGTCCCGAAAACCACCCGCTGCACTCCCGCTATCGTACATCTGTTGTCCCGTCGTTTCCTGCATGGCTCGGCTGTTCGCTGAGTCCAACCGGCCGAGCGTTCGATCTCGGGCCCTCAGACGGTTCACCGCGTGCGTTCGTAAAGCGGCACCAGCACCGTCCACAGCACGACGATGGCCGCGCCGCCGGCGATGATCCCGAGCCACAACTCTCCAGTGCCGGTCGGCGGCCCTCGCGTGATCGCGAGAGCGATTCCGCCGATCAACAGCAGACAACCCACAAGCGTCGCCACCTCGAGCGCCGCCGCAACGGGGTGATTCCGCGCCAACGCAGCCAACCTGGTAAATCCGCGTGCCGGACTCATACTCGAGGCTCACGCTCGAGGTGCAAAACGCTCACGGCAGTTTGGGTTCGCCGGATCGACACGTGGTCGCCCCCTCGAATCTCACGATCCGATGTCTCCTCGAGCGAACAGCGCTCTGGCGATGAGGACGAGCGCTGCCGTCGCGGCCAGCAGGATGACAGCACCCTGCAGATCGTAGGTGCCATCGACGAGAATCGCGGTCGGGTCGTAGTAGTGAGTCGGGCTGACGGAGCCGATCCACTCGTAGCCGTCCGTGCTGACGGTGATCGACTCGAGCAGGAAGAGGACGAAGACGGCGGCGATGGCGAGTCGACTCGCGACGCTCGCGCGCGTTATCATCACCGACAACAGGAGCCCGATCGCCGTACACGTAAGCAGGTACGGAATCGAGAGGAGGTGCACCATCGCCAGATCCGCGACCGAAATCGACTCGCCGATCGCGAGGACGCCGCCGTAGACGGCGATCGGAACGATCACGTTGAGCACGAGCACCGGAAGGGCGAGCGCGGCGAACGTCTCTCCGACGACGCGGCCTCGCGAGACCGGCAGCGAGAGGACGAGGTCCATTCGATCGCGCTCGACGTCGCCCGCGATCGAACTCGCCGCGGCGTAGGCGACGTAGAGGCCGAGCAGGAGCAACCAGACGAACTGGTAGACTTCGATGGCGAGAAAGCCCTCGATGGTGCCGATGGCCTGTATCCCGAACGCCTCCTGAAACGCCGGCGGATAGGCCTCGACGAGCCCCTCGAGATCCGCGTCTCCGAACGAGGGGAAAAACCCGAGAAACACGAGCGAAAGCACCCCGATCCCGACGGCGAGCGCGATCGTCCCGCGAAGCCGACGCTCGGCTTCGTATCGGGCGATTTCAAGCATCAGTCTCCTCCGACATGGGGCGATTTCCCGCGTCGTCGATCTCGTCGTTCGGTCCACCGCCCGCGACGCCCCCCTCGGCGACCCCCGCTTCGCCGCCGTCGTCCGTCGCCCCGTAGTAGTGCATGAATATCGTCTCGAGCGATGGCTCGTCGATTTCGACGTCGACCACGTCGTAGTCCGCCAGGTGCGAGAGCAACGCGTTGTACTCGCCCGTGTAGGTGAAGCTGATCGATCGGCCCGCCGTCTCGACCTCGGCCGCGCCGTCGATCGGCTCGAACCCGCTTTCGGAGTCGGCGAGTCGAAGCCGCACCCGTTTCCCGCCGCGCTCGAGCAAGCTTTCGACGTCCTCGAGGGCGACGAGTCGCCCCTCCCGGAGGATCCCGACGCGGTCACAGACCCGCCGGACTTCGCTCAGGACGTGCGAGGAGAAGAATATCGTCGTCCCGCGGTCGCGTTCGTCCCGGAGGAACTCGAGCAGTCGCTCCTGTTTCAGCGGGTCGAGCCCGGAGGTCGGCTCGTCCATGATGACGAGGTCCGGATCGTGCATGAACGTCTGGACGAGTCCGAGCATCTGCCTGTTGCCGCTCGAGTACTCCCGGATCTCCCGGTCGAGCGGCGGGGTGAACAACTCGAGGAGTTCCTCGCGGCGGCTGTCGCCCTGAATCGAGCCGAAGTACTCGAGGACCCGCTCGCCGGTCGCCTTCTCCTCGAATCCCAGATCGGCCGGGAGGTAGCCGATTCGGCGTTTTGCCTCGATGAGCGCCCGCTCGTTGCGAATATCCGCATCGAGCACGCGAGCGGTCCCCGCCGTCGGCTCGAGTAGCCCGAGCAAGAGCCGGATCGTCGTGGTCTTGCCGGCTCCGTTCGGGCCGAGAAAGCCGAAGATCTCGCCCGCTTCGACGGTAAACGTGAGGTCGTCGACCCCGAGGACTTCACCGTAGTCTTTCGTCAGCCCACCGACATCGATCGTTCCCATGGCTATTGTTTACATTCGACAGGTGATAAACTCCGCCGAAGAATGCATCGCTCGAGCGAGCAGTTCGCGCTCGAGACACTCTCAGTTCAAATATCGGCTTGCGTAGACTACGAGCTGTTCAGACTCGAGGCGTTGTCAGAGCTAAGTCGTTCAGACTTGAGGCCCGGTTAGACTCGAGATTCGATTTCCGCGGCGATATCGTCTAATTCTCTGTCCGCGAGGTCGGGCGCGTCGCCCGCGACGGCGTGGATCGGGCCGCCGCCGTCGCCCTCGAACCGGGGAACGATGTGACAGTGGACGTGCGGGACCTCCTGCCCGGCCGCCTCGCCGTTGTTGAACGCGACCGTGCTCGCGTCGGCGTCGACGCTGTCCTCGACGACCGGGACCAACTCGTGGATCGTCGCGTAGAGATCCGACGCGATGTCGTCGGGAACGTCGTTGAGCCGTTCGTACTCCTCCTTGGGGATCACGAGGGTGTGTCCGGGCGAGAGCGGATTCGCGTCGAGGAAGGCCACTGTCGTCTCGTCCTCGTAGACGATCCGTGCCGGAATGTCGCCGTCAATAATCTGGCTGAAGATGGTTGCCATACGCCAGTGTGTGTCGGCTTGTCCTAAGAAGGTTACCCGGTCCAGTTCGTTGGTTTGGCTGGGTGCTTGAGGTTTCCCCGGTAAGTACAGGGTGAGCAGTTTCCCGTGGTACTATCCAACCAGCGACCAAATCCCACCTATACCACCGACTGCGGCCATAGCTACTGTAAACCACACTAATCTTTCATCTGGTAGAGTATCGATGGAGGGTGACGAGATGAATGCTTCGTAGACCACTCCCGCAATCATTCCAATTCCGCCAATTGAAAGAAGTACTGGGACAAGAGCGAGACCTTCAGATACGATACTGGAGAGCCCCATCGCTCCAAGAATAGCACCACAGATGGCTAATGATGCATAATAGAGCCGTAATTCAATCATATCCATAACATCCGTTCCTATTGGCATATCTTTTTCTCCAGCACAAGACGCTGCCCGACAGACGCCGATACATTCGCAAACGTAGTTACCGGTTAGTACAGAAAGTTCAGTTACTGGACCATTCAAAGACAATCTGGAGCAGAAGATAGAACGGCAGAATATAGATTATTAGCATAGATACGCCGCCGCCAATATCACGAAAGAGTTCGTTTGTAGCTCCAGACACGGTTTCGAAAGCAATTACAGCCAGCAAAAATGTGATGAGAGCGAGAAACCAATCCGTCCTATTCATACATTGGTTTTTAAATTGACATTATACAAAAGCACCGCTTCGATAAGTTCGCATTTGTAGTATGCGTATCTCTCACATCAACCCAAGCAAAAAATAGGATATTAGTGGCAGACTCCGCTTCCGGTGGTCTGGTGCTCGAGCAACCCCCTCAGAGGTCAGGCGAGCCGACCAGACACCCACACGGCGAGCAGATGTGCTCTGTCGGCCCGCGGCTCGTGACTCGAGTAACCGGCGTGTCACACCGCGGACAGCGTGGCAGCGACGACGCTTCGCGCTCGTCTTCAGTTGGTGACTGGTCGCTCATCGGTCCCTCGAGTGCAGTTTTCGGGGAGCGCCGGCTAGTTGATAGCGGTACGGCTGTCGTGCGAGACGTTTATATCTCGGTAGAATCAACGCAAACATGGTTTCAACCCTATCCGGGTTAGAAACCGCGCCTCGGGTGCTGTGACACCCGGGGCATTTCAGCGCATGCCCCTGGCGGCTGATTGAAGCGCGGTTTCTATCTTGATTGTTGTCGGGTAGTCACTTATACTATTGGAATTTCGACGGGCAGAAACAACTCAGATTTGCCTTCTGTATAACGTTCTTCCCTCGAAAACACAGGCTGTCTCTCTCGAGTCGCTATTCTGCATAAACCGTATTGCATGTGGGCTCAAAAAGTAATTCGCCTTCATGTGTCTGATATATACTAACACCGCCAGCCGATCTTGTGGCTTGCTCCTCGCAGTACGTCGTCAGCCAGGTATACTCTGTTGAATTTCCATCGTCTATTGCCACGGAGAGTATTGTCGGACTTCCAGTAAATGGTTCAGTGGCTTCTTCAGACTGTTCACCTTCTAAGTTAAATTCCCGTTGATAGAGCACGTTTTCCCTGTCGTTTGTAACTGTTACAGAAAACGTATGCGCCAAATCTTCCCTATTATAAACTCGCACTTCATGTGCGAGTTTTTTGAAAATACGTCTGTACACCCAGCGAGCGCGATAGTCGAGGCTGTTCCGCTTGCTATGAGGTGTTCTCGACGAGTCGTAGAGGGTTGCATGCTAACTGATGAATGACCATACTCATATAATAGTTTGACATTTTGCTGGCGGTTTTCGGCGACTATGAAACTCGCGTACCGCGCCGACGCAAACTCGTCACTCCGTCGCGCGTGCCCGGACAGCGGCCCCCACGACCGCATCCATCACGACGAGGAACGCCAGAAGCCCAGCGACGGCCGCGGAGAAAAGGCCGAAAAAGCCGCCCCAGTGGACGCCACCGGACGAGTTCAGACCCTCCACGGCGGCCCACATCGAGACGAAGAGGCAGGGCACCGCGAAGGTAGCGAGTACGATGTCAGTGGGTTCACGGGTGTATATCCCTCGAGCAAGTACCGCAAGTTCGACGAGCAATGGGAGAACGAAGAGGGGAAGCAACCCGACATTGAGGAGGGGAAGGGAAAGCAGGTGTGAAGGTGGCAATAGCATAGATACGATGACATTTGGGCACTGGCTATTATTTCTTTCGCCCTTGTGGCGTAGATTATTGGTGGATCGTAGCGCAGTTTCGAGGATTGTTTTTGGCGCTTCTTTCCCTGTTTTCGATATACACGCCGACTCCTCCTTGCGGTCGGCCAGCAGGAATCGAATCGTCGATCCGTCGGCGGCTTTCGCTGGTGGCACATCGCGGTTGCTGGTGCCGCGGTCAGCCAGAATATACACGAGTGGTTTGTCCGCATCCTCACTCGAGCACGCCCGCGAGCGTCTCCCGAATCGCCTCGAGGTAGTCCGCAGGCTCGTAGCCGAGTCGACCGATCCAGACGTCCTGGTACGACGGATGCAGTATCGGCACCAGCCAGACGCCGAGTCCGTCACAGCGAGTCGGCTCGAGAACGGTCTCGAGGAATCCCTCGAGCGTCTCCCCTTCTGCTTCCAGCACCGTCGCTGTCGCGTGTTTTCCGGTCGCGAGGACCACGTCGGGATCGATCGTCTCGAGTTCGGTCAGCAGGTGGGTGCGACAGGTCTCTCGTTCCTCGTCGGTCGGCTCCCGGTTGGTCGTCGGATCGTCCAGATCCGCGGGAAAGCACTTGACGGCGTTCGTGTAGTAGGCATCCTCGGCGTAACCGATCCGCTCGAGCATCGACCGAATCCGCCGTCCTGAGTGTCTCGAGGTGTAGGCCTTTCCCGTCCAGTTGCCGCCCCGCCAGCGATCTGCGTCGGGGGTTCCGAAGCCGGGTGCCTCGCCGACCACGACGATGTCCGCCTCGAGGTCACCGGTTCCCCACGAGATACACTCGCGGGAGTCGACCAGCGCCGGACAGCGCAAGCACTCGGCCTCGAGCACGTTTCGCGTCTCCGGAAACTCGGGATCCGTTCTGGAACTCGAATCGGGCACGCTCGAGACGAGGCGGCGCTCGGATTTGACGCCTTCGCTCGATTCTCGAGGCCTCCGCTCCAGAATCGACGATAGACAAGTTTACAGTCGAGGAGTGGGTTAGACAACCCTATGAACGCAGAACTGGCGGTCGAACTCATCTCACTGGCGCTCTATACGATCGGTGCCGGCGTTCTCACCGTGGGCGGCGTCGCCGTCGAGTACGCGAGCTTTCAACACATGGGTGCGGGCGATGCAACGGTTGCGCTGTGGCTCGCCGCACTTGGCTGTGTCATGCTCTATGCGGGCGTCTACGGGCTCGGTTACCAGAAATCGCTCGTGACCCTCGCGAATTTGGTTCGGAACTGATTTCGTCGATTCCACACCGATTCTCGCGTCGTTCGATCGGTCGATCCGATCGTCTGACCCACCTGCGATATCGATTCCTCTTTACTTCCCCAGCGAATTAGCACAGCCATGAGCAGGTTCGGCGAGGTCGACGACCAGTACGACCCCGAGGCGGTCGAGCAACGGGTCTTCGAGTACTGGGACGAAGTCGACGCCTACGAGCAAACGGTCGAGCATCGCGCGGACGGCGAGTCGTTTTTCTTCGTCGACGGGCCGCCGTACACCTCCGGGTCCGCCCACATGGGAACGACCTGGAACAAGTCCCTGAAAGACGTTTACATCCGCTATCTTCGCATGTGCGGCTACGATGTCACGGACCGGCCGGGCTACGACATGCACGGCCTCCCGATCGAAACCCAGGTCGAGGAAAACCTCGGGTTCGAGAACAAAAAGGACATCGAGGAGTTCGGCGAGGAGAACTTCATCGACGCCTGCAAGGAGTACGCAGAAGAGCAACTCGAGGGACTCCAGAAGGACTTCAAGTCCTTCGGCGTCTGGATGGACTGGGACGATCCCTACAAGACCCTCTCTCCGGAGTACATGGAAGCCGCGTGGTGGGGCTTTTCGAAAGCCGCGGATCGCGGACTCGTCGAGAAGGGCCACCGCTCGATCTCGCAGTGTCCGCGCTGTGAAACCGCCATCGCGAACAACGAAGTCGAGTACGAGGACGTCGAGGACCCCTCGATCTACGTCAAGTTCGACCTCGAGAACCGAGACGGGTCGATCGTCATCTGGACGACAACCCCGTGGACCATCCCCGCGAACACCTTCGTCGCCGTCGACGAGGAGGGCGACTACGTCGGGGTTCGAGCGGAGAAAGACGGCAAGGAGGAACTCCTCTATCTCGCCGAGGCCAAACACGAGGAAGTACTCAAAGAGGGACGCTACGAGGACTACGAGGTCGTCGAGGAACTGACCGGCGAGGACCTGCTCGGCTGGTCCTACGAGCACCCGCTCGCCGAGGAGGTCCCCGACCACGTCGACGTCGAGGGCGCACTCGAGGTCTACGCCGGCGACTACGTCGACACCCACGGCGACGGCACCGGACTCGTCCACTCCGCGCCGGGCCACGGTGAGGAGGACTTCGAACGCGGGACGGAACTCGGTCTGCCGATCTTCTGTCCCGTCGGCGGCGATGGCGTCTATACCGACGAAGCCGGAACGTACGAGGGTCGGTTCGTCAAGGACGCAGACGAGGAGATCATCGCCGACCTCGAGGACGAGGGCGCGATGCTGGCCGCCGGTCACACCCACCACAGCTACGGCCACTGCTGGCGGTGTGACACGGGTATCCTCCAGATCGTCACCGACCAGTGGTTCATCACGATCACCGACGTCAAGGACGAACTCCTCGAGAACATCGAGGACAGCGAGTGGCACCCCGACTGGGCGCGGGACAACCGGTTCCGCGACTTCGTCGAGGAGGCCCCGGACTGGAACGTCTCCCGCCAGCGTTACTGGGGAATTCCGCTTCCGGTCTGGACGCCCGAGGGGAGAGACGACGACGAGGAAATGATCGTCGTCTCAACGCGCGAGGAACTTGCAGAACGCGTCGATCAGGATCTCGACGCCGAGACGGTCGACCTTCACAAGGACACCGTCGACGACCTGACGATCACCGAGGACGGAACCACCTACACTCGCGTTCCGGACGTCTTCGATGTCTGGCTCGACTCCTCGGTCGCCTCGTGGGGCACCCTGAACTACCCCGGCGAGGAGGAGCGATTCAACGAGCTCTGGCCCGCCGACTTCATCCTCGAGGCCCACGACCAGACGCGGGGCTGGTTCTGGTCCCAGCTGGGGATGGGCACGGCAGCGATGGGCGAGGTTCCCTACGACGAGGTCCTCATGCA contains the following coding sequences:
- a CDS encoding A24 family peptidase C-terminal domain-containing protein produces the protein MTLSASSAMAPDLLRLLAVPVFAWVAYRDFKTRRVSSDVWIPLSTLGAALLVWDGWIAWTASDSTVWFQDFLLPVAVSLGVVVPLAYLFWWFGGFGGADAKALMTIALLFPTFPRYVFGSVAFPGSTTVVGAFSFTILTNAVLVGVAIPLALAVRNALAGRIAPVMFIGWPISWDRTTETHGTLLESPSVFGRGGLDLDALRMYLRWRGCSLEDVRNDPEQYRHPESLPDDPNPPTDGAVDAAVRTDGGESLEPTTDEATQSDSSEPAPQESVEAEQATEDEKLSFVDEPSVDESDLALDDPWGADAFLEDIDHTAYGTSADSLRSGLETLTEEETVWISPGTPFLVPVFIGLVIALVYGDLLFGLFV
- a CDS encoding HIT family protein; amino-acid sequence: MATIFSQIIDGDIPARIVYEDETTVAFLDANPLSPGHTLVIPKEEYERLNDVPDDIASDLYATIHELVPVVEDSVDADASTVAFNNGEAAGQEVPHVHCHIVPRFEGDGGGPIHAVAGDAPDLADRELDDIAAEIESRV
- a CDS encoding IclR family transcriptional regulator: MTSSTPSLTSVQRAFDVIQLLWETNGAGPSEVASRMEIPKSTAHVYLRTLESTGYVVNQGGEYSLSYQFLSTGSRIKYRSRIYQVSKLELKRLTEATGELVTLVIEEAGQSVILHEEFEDQSLELGIYPGMTLPSHSHAPGKTILAHMSDERLEEVLETHGLPQVTDHTITDRETLLAELEEIREQGYAVDWDQQVNGMGLLAVPIVVEGSLKACLGIAVPTGRLKNESYQRTLLREAEESADTIRIKYRYGQ
- a CDS encoding uracil-DNA glycosylase, translating into MPDSSSRTDPEFPETRNVLEAECLRCPALVDSRECISWGTGDLEADIVVVGEAPGFGTPDADRWRGGNWTGKAYTSRHSGRRIRSMLERIGYAEDAYYTNAVKCFPADLDDPTTNREPTDEERETCRTHLLTELETIDPDVVLATGKHATATVLEAEGETLEGFLETVLEPTRCDGLGVWLVPILHPSYQDVWIGRLGYEPADYLEAIRETLAGVLE
- a CDS encoding ABC transporter ATP-binding protein codes for the protein MGTIDVGGLTKDYGEVLGVDDLTFTVEAGEIFGFLGPNGAGKTTTIRLLLGLLEPTAGTARVLDADIRNERALIEAKRRIGYLPADLGFEEKATGERVLEYFGSIQGDSRREELLELFTPPLDREIREYSSGNRQMLGLVQTFMHDPDLVIMDEPTSGLDPLKQERLLEFLRDERDRGTTIFFSSHVLSEVRRVCDRVGILREGRLVALEDVESLLERGGKRVRLRLADSESGFEPIDGAAEVETAGRSISFTYTGEYNALLSHLADYDVVDVEIDEPSLETIFMHYYGATDDGGEAGVAEGGVAGGGPNDEIDDAGNRPMSEETDA
- a CDS encoding 3-hydroxyacyl-CoA dehydrogenase/enoyl-CoA hydratase family protein → MTIDTVRRVAVLGAGSMGHGIAEVAAIGGYEVTMRDLEDDLVQDGYENIEWSVEKLAEKGQIDESSEAVLERIDTTTDLADAVSDADLVIEAVPEQMEIKRDTFSTVDEHAPDHAILASNTSSLSISEIAMATDRPEQVVGLHFFNPPVKMDLVEVIRGEATSEEYAERAYEWAESIDKTPIHVRKDVHGFVVNTVLVPFMEEAAWMLSNDETDIRTADATMVYERGYPMGPFELNDFGGIDIGYHFRDASDQPVPPAVAEKVENEHLGKKTGKGFYDYDDGDGVDYGPTDAGDFDTLRTEAVMINNAAWLIGNDVATPEAIDIGLRLGGSFPEGMCRRGDRVGLDAVLEKLEELGETSDADRYEPADYLVELVEEGHTGEDAGKGFYDYRTDPPYHYLDWELTDEGVLDITLDREERLNSMSEDMFAEIDRLLTDVDVDEVSCVVFSGAGDRAFSSGADITGFTAGEPVDIMDPDDVFTTVYEFDRPTVAKIDGFCLGAGIELALACDIRIGKEGSTIGTPETDLGLIPGGGATQRLVRLVGENRAKEMVFRGLKIGAEEAEEWGILNHAVSEEEFEDVVDDVVSDLVSGPPVALKAAKQVINDGQEASLDAALEMEKQSFALLTTTDDMLEGVTAFRENREPEFTGE
- a CDS encoding ABC transporter permease; the encoded protein is MLEIARYEAERRLRGTIALAVGIGVLSLVFLGFFPSFGDADLEGLVEAYPPAFQEAFGIQAIGTIEGFLAIEVYQFVWLLLLGLYVAYAAASSIAGDVERDRMDLVLSLPVSRGRVVGETFAALALPVLVLNVIVPIAVYGGVLAIGESISVADLAMVHLLSIPYLLTCTAIGLLLSVMITRASVASRLAIAAVFVLFLLESITVSTDGYEWIGSVSPTHYYDPTAILVDGTYDLQGAVILLAATAALVLIARALFARGDIGS